Proteins from one Strix uralensis isolate ZFMK-TIS-50842 chromosome 14, bStrUra1, whole genome shotgun sequence genomic window:
- the CNOT8 gene encoding CCR4-NOT transcription complex subunit 8: MPAALAENSQVICEVWANNLEEEMRKIREIVLSYSYIAMDTEFPGVVVRPIGEFRSSIDYQYQLLRCNVDLLKIIQLGLTFTNEKGEYPSGINTWQFNFKFNLTEDMYSQDSIDLLASSGLQFQKHEEEGIDTLHFAELLMTSGVVLSDSVKWLSFHSGYDFGYMVKLLTDSRLPEEEHEFFHILNLFFPSIYDVKYLMKSCKNLKGGLQEVADQLDLQRIGRQHQAGSDSLLTGMAFFRMKELFFEDTIDDAKYCGRLYGLGTGVAQKQNEDVDSAQEKMSILAIINNMQP; encoded by the exons ATGCCAGCAGCCCTTGCAGAGAACAGCCAGGTGATCTGTGAAGTATGGGCGAACAATCTGgaagaagagatgagaaaaattcGAGAGATTGTTCTAAGTTACAGCTACATTGCAATG GACACAGAGTTCCCTGGAGTTGTTGTAAGGCCAATTGGTGAATTCCGCAGTTCCATAGACTATCAGTATCAGCTCCTTCGGTGTAATGTTGACCTTCTGAAGATTATCCAGCTGGGCCTGACTTTCACAAATGAGAAAGGAGAATATCCTTCCGGCATCAACACCTGGCAGTTTAACTTTAAATTCAACCTTAC GGAGGACATGTACTCTCAGGATTCCATAGACCTCCTTGCCAGCTCTGGGCTGCAGTTCCAGAAGCATGAAGAAGAAGGGATCGATACCCTGCATTTTGCCGAGTTGCTTATGACATCTGGGGTCGTCCTTAGTGACAGCGTGAAATGGCTGTCCTTCCACAG tggttATGACTTTGGCTACATGGTGAAGTTGTTGACAGATTCCAGGTTACCAGAAGAGGAACATGAATTTTTCCATATCTTGAACCTTTTCTTCCCATCTATCTACGATGTAAAGTACTTAATGAAGAGCTGCAAAAACCTCAAG GGTGGCCTTCAAGAAGTGGCAGATCAACTGGATTTGCAGCGAATTGGACGACAGCATCAGGCGGGATCGGACTCTCTTCTCACGGGAATGGcattcttcagaatgaaagag ttGTTTTTTGAGGATACAATTGATGATGCGAAGTATTGTGGGCGGCTGTATGGCCTTGGCACAGGAGTGGctcagaaacaaaatgaagatgTGGACTCGGCCCAAgaaaaaatgagcattttggCTATTATCAACAACATGCAGCCGTGA